One window from the genome of Xiphophorus hellerii strain 12219 chromosome 16, Xiphophorus_hellerii-4.1, whole genome shotgun sequence encodes:
- the LOC116736292 gene encoding neuropeptide B-like — translation MEMTSKLMFPIVAIFLLVACSPSEAWYKQVAGPNYYSVGRASGLLSGIRRSSSYARREESPSESGESATSSVLSQFLSHNSVLKTMPLCIKDITPNLQSCELFQETKGSLKCKADVFLSLDSSDCEGD, via the exons ATGGAGATGACTTCTAAACTTATGTTTCCTATCGTGGCGATTTTCCTTCTCGTCGCCTGCAGTCCGTCGGAGGCTTGGTACAAGCAGGTGGCCGGACCGAACTACTACTCGGTGGGCAGAGCGTCCGGCTTGCTGTCCGGGATCCGGAGGTCGTCATCGTACGCAAGGAGAGAAGAATCCCCCTCAGAGAGCGGAGAGTCTGCCACCAGCAGCGTCTTATCTCAGTTCCTCTCTCATAACTCTGTTTTAAAGACGATG CCTCTTTGCATTAAAGACATTACCCCAAACCTGCAGAGCTGTGAACTCTTCCAGGAAACCAAAGGATCTCTGAAGTGCAAAGCAGATGTCTTCCTCTCCCTGGACTCCTCAGACTGCGAAGGAGACTGA
- the LOC116736291 gene encoding B-cell receptor CD22-like isoform X1 yields the protein MLAESRPLMWTLLLLFAEDVFSNKCFVDYPQQTICAVRGSSVVFFCIFNNIEKQEVKKFMWAYVKSSKVRLILNYPGNVSERFEYAGDKEHNCSLKIHKVKHYDAGKYFFRYNTNKRCPTKLLVLNVIDLNISVQKETIKEGDSVNLTCKNRCDGGVGSYGYSWFKDGEAVNEGPVLHLTDVSSKHSGNYTCSLKMKNGTTSGVAHVDVEYGPKNTSVLVRSSSEMGAGSSIVLICCSDALPPVENYRWFKIVDGLIQKVGHQAELLPVHGGQYLCSVSNKHGSQNSTVFTLKKNPYWTFMRDMLFIISASVVLLLVVTSVIAVCRLTKTKMRAETEHLKEMQRTDGANRLRCEDSHQSQADNDLKVEEATTEIIYATIEFQKGRKRTMKQQDYENETVIYSTVRRN from the exons ATGTTGGCTGAAAGCAGACCATTGATGTGGACTCTGTTGCTTCTATTTGCAGAAG atgttttctcCAACAAGTGCTTCGTGGATTACCCCCAGCAAACCATCTGTGCTGTCAGAGGCTCATCTGTTGTCTTCTTTTGTATCTTTAATAATATTGAAAAACAAGAAGTAAAAAAGTTCATGTGGGCTTATGTGAAGTCTTCTAAAGTtcgtttaattttaaattaccCTGGGAATGTATCTGAAAGATTTGAGTACGCCGGAGACAAAGAGCATAACTGCTCTTTGAAAATacacaaagtgaaacattatgatgctgggaaatattttttcagatacAATACCAACAAAAGATGCCCCACTAAACTTCTGGTATTGAACGTTATTG ATCTGAATATTTCGGTGCAAAAAGAAACGATAAAAGAAGGAGATTCAGTAAATCTCACCTGCAAAAACCGCTGCGACGGTGGAGTAGGTTCATATGGGTACAGCTGGTTTAAAGATGGAGAAGCCGTAAATGAAGGACCAGTACTTCATTTAACAGACGTGTCCTCTAAACATTCAGGAAACTACACTTGCTccctaaaaatgaaaaacggAACAACTTCAGGAGTCGCTCATGTCGATGTTGAAT atggacccAAGAACACATCTGTGCTCGTCAGATCATCATCTGAGATGGGTGCGGGCAGCAGCATTGTCCTGATCTGCTGCAGCGACGCACTCCCGCCTGTGGAAAATTACAGGTGGTTCAAAATAGTAGACGGTTTGATACAGAAAGTTGGACATCAGGCTGAGCTGCTTCCTGTTCATGGTGGTCAGTATTTATGCAGTGTCTCCAACAAACATGGAAGTCAAAActccacagttttcactttgaagAAGAATC cttattGGACGTTTATGAGAGACATGCTTTTCATTATCAGTGCCAGTGTTGTCCTACTTCTTGTCGTGACATCTGTTATTGCTGTTTGCAG ACTCACCAAAACCAAAATGAGGGCAGAGACAGAACATCTGAAAGAAATGCAG AGGACAGATGGTGCGAATCGACTTAGGTGTGAAGACAGTCACCAGTCACAAGCTGACAACGATCTTAAGGTTGAAGAAGCTACAACAGAAATAATATATGCAACTATTGAATTTCAAAAGGGAAGAAAGAGAACCAT GAAACAGCAGGATTATGAAAATGAAACTGTTATTTACAGCACAGTTCGCAG GAACTAG
- the LOC116736291 gene encoding B-cell receptor CD22-like isoform X2, translating to MLAESRPLMWTLLLLFAEVFSNKCFVDYPQQTICAVRGSSVVFFCIFNNIEKQEVKKFMWAYVKSSKVRLILNYPGNVSERFEYAGDKEHNCSLKIHKVKHYDAGKYFFRYNTNKRCPTKLLVLNVIDLNISVQKETIKEGDSVNLTCKNRCDGGVGSYGYSWFKDGEAVNEGPVLHLTDVSSKHSGNYTCSLKMKNGTTSGVAHVDVEYGPKNTSVLVRSSSEMGAGSSIVLICCSDALPPVENYRWFKIVDGLIQKVGHQAELLPVHGGQYLCSVSNKHGSQNSTVFTLKKNPYWTFMRDMLFIISASVVLLLVVTSVIAVCRLTKTKMRAETEHLKEMQRTDGANRLRCEDSHQSQADNDLKVEEATTEIIYATIEFQKGRKRTMKQQDYENETVIYSTVRRN from the exons ATGTTGGCTGAAAGCAGACCATTGATGTGGACTCTGTTGCTTCTATTTGCAGAAG ttttctcCAACAAGTGCTTCGTGGATTACCCCCAGCAAACCATCTGTGCTGTCAGAGGCTCATCTGTTGTCTTCTTTTGTATCTTTAATAATATTGAAAAACAAGAAGTAAAAAAGTTCATGTGGGCTTATGTGAAGTCTTCTAAAGTtcgtttaattttaaattaccCTGGGAATGTATCTGAAAGATTTGAGTACGCCGGAGACAAAGAGCATAACTGCTCTTTGAAAATacacaaagtgaaacattatgatgctgggaaatattttttcagatacAATACCAACAAAAGATGCCCCACTAAACTTCTGGTATTGAACGTTATTG ATCTGAATATTTCGGTGCAAAAAGAAACGATAAAAGAAGGAGATTCAGTAAATCTCACCTGCAAAAACCGCTGCGACGGTGGAGTAGGTTCATATGGGTACAGCTGGTTTAAAGATGGAGAAGCCGTAAATGAAGGACCAGTACTTCATTTAACAGACGTGTCCTCTAAACATTCAGGAAACTACACTTGCTccctaaaaatgaaaaacggAACAACTTCAGGAGTCGCTCATGTCGATGTTGAAT atggacccAAGAACACATCTGTGCTCGTCAGATCATCATCTGAGATGGGTGCGGGCAGCAGCATTGTCCTGATCTGCTGCAGCGACGCACTCCCGCCTGTGGAAAATTACAGGTGGTTCAAAATAGTAGACGGTTTGATACAGAAAGTTGGACATCAGGCTGAGCTGCTTCCTGTTCATGGTGGTCAGTATTTATGCAGTGTCTCCAACAAACATGGAAGTCAAAActccacagttttcactttgaagAAGAATC cttattGGACGTTTATGAGAGACATGCTTTTCATTATCAGTGCCAGTGTTGTCCTACTTCTTGTCGTGACATCTGTTATTGCTGTTTGCAG ACTCACCAAAACCAAAATGAGGGCAGAGACAGAACATCTGAAAGAAATGCAG AGGACAGATGGTGCGAATCGACTTAGGTGTGAAGACAGTCACCAGTCACAAGCTGACAACGATCTTAAGGTTGAAGAAGCTACAACAGAAATAATATATGCAACTATTGAATTTCAAAAGGGAAGAAAGAGAACCAT GAAACAGCAGGATTATGAAAATGAAACTGTTATTTACAGCACAGTTCGCAG GAACTAG
- the LOC116736291 gene encoding uncharacterized protein LOC116736291 isoform X3, with amino-acid sequence MLAESRPLMWTLLLLFAEDVFSNKCFVDYPQQTICAVRGSSVVFFCIFNNIEKQEVKKFMWAYVKSSKVRLILNYPGNVSERFEYAGDKEHNCSLKIHKVKHYDAGKYFFRYNTNKRCPTKLLVLNVIGNYTCSLKMKNGTTSGVAHVDVEYGPKNTSVLVRSSSEMGAGSSIVLICCSDALPPVENYRWFKIVDGLIQKVGHQAELLPVHGGQYLCSVSNKHGSQNSTVFTLKKNPYWTFMRDMLFIISASVVLLLVVTSVIAVCRLTKTKMRAETEHLKEMQRTDGANRLRCEDSHQSQADNDLKVEEATTEIIYATIEFQKGRKRTMKQQDYENETVIYSTVRRN; translated from the exons ATGTTGGCTGAAAGCAGACCATTGATGTGGACTCTGTTGCTTCTATTTGCAGAAG atgttttctcCAACAAGTGCTTCGTGGATTACCCCCAGCAAACCATCTGTGCTGTCAGAGGCTCATCTGTTGTCTTCTTTTGTATCTTTAATAATATTGAAAAACAAGAAGTAAAAAAGTTCATGTGGGCTTATGTGAAGTCTTCTAAAGTtcgtttaattttaaattaccCTGGGAATGTATCTGAAAGATTTGAGTACGCCGGAGACAAAGAGCATAACTGCTCTTTGAAAATacacaaagtgaaacattatgatgctgggaaatattttttcagatacAATACCAACAAAAGATGCCCCACTAAACTTCTGGTATTGAACGTTATTG GAAACTACACTTGCTccctaaaaatgaaaaacggAACAACTTCAGGAGTCGCTCATGTCGATGTTGAAT atggacccAAGAACACATCTGTGCTCGTCAGATCATCATCTGAGATGGGTGCGGGCAGCAGCATTGTCCTGATCTGCTGCAGCGACGCACTCCCGCCTGTGGAAAATTACAGGTGGTTCAAAATAGTAGACGGTTTGATACAGAAAGTTGGACATCAGGCTGAGCTGCTTCCTGTTCATGGTGGTCAGTATTTATGCAGTGTCTCCAACAAACATGGAAGTCAAAActccacagttttcactttgaagAAGAATC cttattGGACGTTTATGAGAGACATGCTTTTCATTATCAGTGCCAGTGTTGTCCTACTTCTTGTCGTGACATCTGTTATTGCTGTTTGCAG ACTCACCAAAACCAAAATGAGGGCAGAGACAGAACATCTGAAAGAAATGCAG AGGACAGATGGTGCGAATCGACTTAGGTGTGAAGACAGTCACCAGTCACAAGCTGACAACGATCTTAAGGTTGAAGAAGCTACAACAGAAATAATATATGCAACTATTGAATTTCAAAAGGGAAGAAAGAGAACCAT GAAACAGCAGGATTATGAAAATGAAACTGTTATTTACAGCACAGTTCGCAG GAACTAG